The following proteins are encoded in a genomic region of Arachis stenosperma cultivar V10309 chromosome 4, arast.V10309.gnm1.PFL2, whole genome shotgun sequence:
- the LOC130975865 gene encoding putative methylesterase 11, chloroplastic: MDIQNLSIEDAMTGIKVDDLETNHFVLVHGGGFGAWCWYKTIALLEEAGYKVSAIDLTGSGVHSFDTNNIKSLSQYVKPLTDFVEKLPEGEKVILVGHDFGGACISYAMELFPHKVSKAVFIAAAMLTSGQSTLDIISQKEGSDDLMQQAQIFLYANGNDHPPTAFEDDILDLCL, encoded by the exons ATGGACATTCAGAATCTAAGTATTGAGGATGCAATGACT GGTATAAAGGTTGATGATCTCGAGACGAATCATTTTGTTCTTGTTCATGGAGGTGGTTTTGGTGCCTGGTGTTGGTACAAAACTATAGCACTTCTAGAAGAAGCTGGTTATAAAGTATCCGCCATAGATTTAACCGGTTCTGGAGTTCATTCATTTGATACAAACAACATAAAGAGCCTCTCACAATATGTGAAGCCACTTACTGACTTTGTTGAAAAACTTCCTGAAGGAGAAAAG GTAATCTTGGTTGGACATGATTTTGGCGGGGCATGTATATCGTATGCGATGGAGCTGTTTCCTCATAAGGTTTCCAAGGCTGTGTTTATTGCTGCGGCAATGCTAACAAGTGGACAAAGTACTCTGGATATCATTTCTCAAAAG GAAGGTTCAGATGATCTTATGCAACAAGCACAAATTTTTCTCTATGCAAATGGGAATGACCATCCTCCCACTGCTTTCGAAGACGACATCTTAGACTTGTGTCTATAG